The Streptomyces sp. NBC_00569 genomic sequence GAAATGCCGACGAACACCAGGAAGCGGCCCGCGAAGTTCCACACGAAGTCCGGGTGCTTGCACGGGCTGACCCAGAAGCTGCGCAGGAACTCCTTGAAGCTGTACGGCGCGAAGGCGCCGAGGCGGGCCGGGCGGTCCTTCATCACCGCGCACAGCGTTATTACGCCGGCGATGCCTAGCAGGCCAGGGCCGAGGAAGGCGAGCGCGAGGTGGGTGCTGAAGGCGTTCGCGAGGCCGCTGCCCGCGATCATCGACAGGGACGTCGTCATGCCGACCATGCCGGAGACCCGGGCGCGCTGATGCTCGGGCACGAAGTCTGGGATGCTGGCAGTGACGGCGGTCAGGGCCGCGTTGCCGCCGATCTGAGCGAGGGCCCAGCCGAGCATCAGCGTCGGGACATTGCCACCGAGTGCCACCACTACCAGGCCCGCGAAGGCGGCGAGCACACCGCCGAGCAGCCAGGGCCTGCGTCGGCCGAACCGGGACGTGGTGCGGTCGGAGAGGCCGCCCATCACGGGGTTGGCGATCATTGCGAGGACCGCGCCGAGGGAGAGGACCTGGCCGAGGGCGGCACCCCGGTCGCCCTCGGGGACGATCTGGGCGACGCGCAGGGCGAGGGTCACCATCACCGGGGTGAGCAGGGTGGCCATGACGCCGAACTGGGCGAAGGCGAGTCCGAAGACCAGCTTGCCGGAGGCGTTCGCCGGGGCCGGACCGGGAGCGGGGGCCGCAGCGGCCGTGGGTGCGGACTCGGGGGGTTTGGCGCTCGGGGCGACGCCGGGGAAGACAGCCATGACGGCTCTCCTGAGAGGACGGGGACGGCTTCCTTGCCGACCTGCGCGGTCAGCGTAGACGTGAAAAGCGAGTGACCAGTAGGTTTCGTTGAAGTGGCTTGAATCACACCAGGTGGGGCCTTGTCGGCCGCCCGTTAAGGTGAACCTCATGGACCGGAAGCAGGAGCGGAACCCGCGGACGAACGCGGCCAGGGGCAGCTATGCCGTCGGTGACGAACGGCGCGCGAGGATCCTGGACACGGCCGTCGAGCACTATGCCCAATGGGGTTTCCACGCCTCCTCGCTGGCCCGCATCGCCAAGGATGTTGGCATCACGCAGGGGGGACTCCTGCACCACTTCCGATCCAAGGAAGACCTTCTCGTCTCCGTCCTGGAACGCAGCGAGGAGCAGGATGTGGCGCGGTTCTTCGCGAAGGAACCCGGCAGTGTGGTGGAGGTGTTCGAGGCGATGCTGGAGCTGGCCGAGTCCAACGCTCAGCGGCCCGGCCGGACCAGGATGTTCAACGTCCTTGCTGCTGAGGCCGGTGAACCCGGCCACCCCGCCC encodes the following:
- a CDS encoding MFS transporter, with amino-acid sequence MAVFPGVAPSAKPPESAPTAAAAPAPGPAPANASGKLVFGLAFAQFGVMATLLTPVMVTLALRVAQIVPEGDRGAALGQVLSLGAVLAMIANPVMGGLSDRTTSRFGRRRPWLLGGVLAAFAGLVVVALGGNVPTLMLGWALAQIGGNAALTAVTASIPDFVPEHQRARVSGMVGMTTSLSMIAGSGLANAFSTHLALAFLGPGLLGIAGVITLCAVMKDRPARLGAFAPYSFKEFLRSFWVSPCKHPDFVWNFAGRFLVFVGISCVTSYQAYFLMDRLGYDDDQVANKLFVGILVMVVTVVAGSVIGGQLSDRSGRRKPYVLGSSMIIAAGLALLAFAHSFPVFLLALAVFGFGEGLYLSVDVALAAAVLPDPEQAARDMGVLNIGNALPQSLVPIVAPALLALGGGGNYGALFLFGGIACVLGAFAVQFIRSVK
- a CDS encoding TetR/AcrR family transcriptional regulator codes for the protein MDRKQERNPRTNAARGSYAVGDERRARILDTAVEHYAQWGFHASSLARIAKDVGITQGGLLHHFRSKEDLLVSVLERSEEQDVARFFAKEPGSVVEVFEAMLELAESNAQRPGRTRMFNVLAAEAGEPGHPAHDFFVRRYGAVIAKIAGALRGDLERGVLEPGTDCEGVASELVAVMDGLQLQWALAPGAYDMTGGLRRYIDRLLRSINRDGSGLPK